In Acaryochloris marina S15, a single genomic region encodes these proteins:
- a CDS encoding prohibitin family protein, producing MNNVKNTLGWLNWKTGLGLFIALVGVNTFQILGPTQIGVYKFLGKVQKGAVQSGLNLKCPLFCGIDVYDANIQQEQFPAAAATKDLQDLTAELTVFYTIDPGPLANTRTRIGTMSQVTAKVRSLTQEAFKASSAQYTAEEAITKREQLRQAFDEGMTKRLSSFGINFEGSAIENLSFSPKFNEAVEAKQIAEQQAKQAIFDAKKAEAQAQAEINRAKGKAEAQRLLAETLKSQGGKLVLQKEAIAAWREGGAQMPKVLVMDGKGNNSIPFLFNLGDVDSQQ from the coding sequence ATGAATAATGTCAAAAACACTCTTGGTTGGTTGAATTGGAAAACCGGGCTAGGACTGTTTATAGCTTTAGTGGGTGTCAATACTTTTCAAATTCTAGGACCCACCCAAATTGGTGTTTACAAGTTCTTAGGCAAAGTCCAAAAAGGAGCGGTCCAAAGTGGTCTGAACCTCAAATGTCCTTTATTTTGCGGGATTGATGTTTACGATGCCAACATCCAACAAGAGCAGTTCCCCGCAGCAGCCGCAACCAAAGATTTACAAGACCTCACCGCCGAACTAACGGTTTTCTACACCATCGATCCAGGTCCACTAGCCAATACTAGAACCCGTATTGGCACCATGTCTCAAGTTACAGCTAAGGTCAGATCCCTAACCCAAGAAGCATTTAAGGCATCCAGTGCTCAATATACAGCTGAAGAAGCGATTACTAAGCGTGAGCAGCTTCGTCAAGCCTTTGACGAAGGCATGACCAAACGGCTATCTAGCTTTGGCATCAATTTTGAGGGCAGTGCCATTGAAAACCTCAGCTTTAGCCCTAAATTTAATGAGGCCGTTGAAGCCAAGCAAATTGCTGAACAGCAGGCCAAACAAGCCATTTTTGATGCGAAGAAAGCCGAAGCCCAGGCCCAAGCGGAAATTAACCGCGCCAAAGGTAAAGCCGAAGCTCAGCGCCTCTTGGCTGAAACCTTAAAAAGCCAAGGAGGCAAGCTAGTACTCCAAAAAGAAGCGATCGCCGCCTGGCGTGAAGGGGGTGCCCAAATGCCCAAGGTTCTAGTTATGGACGGAAAAGGCAATAACAGCATCCCATTTCTCTTTAATTTAGGAGATGTGGATTCCCAGCAATAG
- a CDS encoding serine/threonine-protein kinase, with amino-acid sequence MVYCPNSKCKQRQNPATAESCQSCKTPLILNHNYRLIRPLVNLERSGNTEVFEIEDLRCTHQPNPRLKVLKLLKYNGGDLERLFKQEAIYLQSLDHPAIPKIDHQDYGDNGYFSAVEPATHRKIHYFVMEKVEGKNLRDWIQDQPTIGNDTLLKWLRELLTILDYLHTQNIWHRDIKPSNIMLQPDGQLVLIDFGAVKQIRPHREEAGDIPPRPDITVTDTCVFAAGYTPPEQMDGRTVQQSDFFALGRSCVHLLTQIPPYNLRVDDGGQLVWREKVPDISVVLADWIDQLMSPLVRDRPQSAAEVLSHIQSENILPPPQTQDSSEGEVSSGSSPWGSLLNLILFSILLISGLLWWQAHENSQPIQDTNQQVQHPLPSLRLGRGI; translated from the coding sequence ATGGTGTATTGTCCAAATTCTAAGTGCAAACAGCGGCAAAATCCTGCAACTGCAGAGAGCTGCCAAAGTTGCAAAACACCATTAATTCTCAACCATAACTATCGTCTGATTCGGCCTTTAGTGAATCTTGAACGATCGGGCAACACTGAAGTGTTTGAAATTGAGGATCTGCGCTGTACTCATCAGCCGAATCCAAGGCTAAAAGTCCTGAAGCTCCTCAAGTACAATGGCGGCGATCTAGAACGGTTGTTCAAACAAGAGGCGATCTATCTTCAAAGCCTTGACCATCCTGCTATTCCCAAAATTGATCACCAAGACTATGGGGACAACGGTTATTTTTCAGCTGTGGAGCCAGCCACTCATCGAAAAATCCATTATTTTGTGATGGAAAAGGTAGAAGGCAAAAATCTACGAGACTGGATACAGGATCAACCGACGATTGGTAACGACACTCTTTTGAAGTGGCTTCGGGAATTGCTGACTATTTTGGACTATCTGCATACCCAAAATATTTGGCATCGAGATATCAAACCCTCCAATATCATGCTGCAACCGGATGGACAGTTGGTATTGATTGACTTTGGCGCTGTGAAACAAATTCGGCCTCACCGTGAAGAAGCCGGTGATATTCCCCCTCGACCAGACATTACGGTTACAGATACCTGTGTTTTTGCTGCGGGATACACCCCCCCAGAACAAATGGATGGGAGAACGGTGCAGCAGTCCGATTTTTTTGCTTTGGGGCGGAGCTGTGTGCATTTACTCACCCAAATTCCTCCCTACAATCTGAGGGTTGATGATGGTGGGCAATTAGTCTGGCGAGAGAAAGTGCCTGACATTTCTGTGGTGCTTGCCGATTGGATTGATCAATTGATGTCTCCTTTGGTCAGAGACCGTCCTCAATCTGCGGCTGAAGTCTTGAGTCATATCCAATCAGAGAATATTCTGCCACCGCCTCAGACCCAAGATTCATCTGAAGGCGAGGTTTCATCAGGCTCTTCCCCTTGGGGCTCGTTGCTGAACCTTATTCTGTTCTCCATCCTGTTGATCAGTGGTCTGTTGTGGTGGCAGGCCCACGAAAATAGCCAACCTATTCAAGATACGAATCAACAAGTGCAGCACCCTCTTCCATCTCTACGACTAGGAAGGGGGATTTAG
- the atpC gene encoding ATP synthase F1 subunit epsilon codes for MSLTVRVIAADKTVWDSAAEEVILPSTTGQLGILSGHAPLLSALDVGVMRVRPGKDWVSIALMGGFVEVENDEVIILVNGAERGDAIDREEARSTLSAAQTRLDQSEQSEDKQERYEAQRDFKRARARLQASGEVVKI; via the coding sequence ATGTCACTAACAGTACGAGTCATTGCTGCCGATAAGACGGTGTGGGACTCTGCGGCTGAAGAAGTCATTCTGCCCAGCACCACTGGCCAACTCGGTATCCTATCAGGTCACGCACCATTACTCTCGGCTCTTGATGTCGGGGTAATGCGGGTTCGACCTGGTAAAGACTGGGTTTCCATCGCTCTCATGGGTGGCTTCGTTGAAGTTGAAAATGATGAAGTGATTATTTTGGTGAACGGTGCTGAGCGCGGTGACGCCATTGATCGGGAAGAAGCCCGCTCCACTTTATCTGCTGCTCAAACTCGATTAGATCAATCAGAGCAAAGCGAAGATAAGCAAGAGCGTTACGAAGCACAACGTGACTTCAAACGCGCCCGTGCTCGACTTCAAGCCTCTGGCGAAGTCGTCAAAATCTAA
- a CDS encoding glycosyltransferase, with protein MINISEAQKPTMPHLNYIDTIHNSIDLSRYPFAAECQTPPCIAFVGRMAPEIGPQFAIAIAQHAGLPLKMAGKIAPSEQDFFDQQIKPHIDGQHIQYLGEVNHAQKADLLAKAAVAVFPIIWDEPFGLAMLESMACGTPVIAMNCGPVPDIIADGKSGFICSTISEFVHKIPAALQLNRADCRQYVESLFHPTHRVSQYEQTYHPIIGQVLSSQNNLHTFQRQQS; from the coding sequence ATGATCAACATTAGTGAGGCCCAGAAACCAACGATGCCCCACCTCAATTACATTGATACAATTCACAACAGCATTGACTTATCTCGATATCCCTTTGCGGCTGAATGCCAGACCCCGCCTTGCATTGCCTTTGTCGGACGAATGGCTCCAGAGATAGGTCCGCAGTTTGCGATCGCAATTGCCCAACATGCCGGATTGCCCCTAAAAATGGCAGGCAAAATTGCCCCTTCCGAGCAAGACTTTTTCGATCAACAGATCAAACCTCACATTGACGGCCAGCACATTCAGTATCTCGGAGAAGTCAACCATGCCCAAAAAGCAGATCTTCTCGCCAAGGCAGCCGTCGCCGTCTTCCCCATTATCTGGGATGAGCCCTTTGGCCTAGCAATGTTGGAATCGATGGCCTGCGGCACCCCCGTGATTGCCATGAACTGTGGCCCGGTCCCAGACATCATTGCAGACGGTAAATCTGGGTTTATCTGCTCCACCATTAGTGAGTTTGTCCACAAAATTCCAGCAGCCCTCCAACTCAATCGGGCAGACTGCCGCCAGTATGTAGAGTCCTTATTTCATCCCACACATAGGGTTAGCCAATACGAGCAGACCTATCACCCAATTATCGGTCAGGTCCTGTCTAGCCAAAATAATCTGCACACATTTCAACGACAGCAGTCGTAG
- a CDS encoding extracellular solute-binding protein, which translates to MARRFWLGIAALQVLALGLLYFTWPPVVLTLLVPEDEAQAWQPLIQSFEAKHPKTKIRLTTTKNLGGYLSKQLKEGSCLPQGSPDLVYIDVIWVPEFAVRGCLQDLSGRFGTEMRSQFNTQSVKDGEYYGKSYRVPLRSDMGMLYYRSDLLSQAGYQKPPQTFTDLMKISQTLKQKKLVEWGFLWQGDQYEGKIATFVEILAGHGGYWIDDETRQVGLDQPEALQAIQFLRSTLKSKVSPTSVLTYSEAESLTQFRAGKSMFLRHWPRAKFFLANDKTVKSVPMQLQSQDHPGGPCNGSWGLGIAKKTHHSDQAWRAIQFFSSEQAQRQFTQATQFIPSHKAVLKQESLEVQQAIAKAIDRPRIPEYDQASEILQAALSQALNPDTTDQAVEKIMRKATAETYQLLNPPS; encoded by the coding sequence ATGGCAAGGCGTTTTTGGTTAGGTATTGCAGCATTGCAAGTGCTGGCGCTAGGGCTGCTCTATTTCACTTGGCCCCCAGTCGTCCTGACTTTGCTTGTACCGGAGGATGAAGCACAAGCGTGGCAACCCTTAATTCAATCCTTTGAGGCCAAACATCCCAAAACTAAAATTCGTCTAACCACCACAAAAAACCTTGGGGGGTATTTATCCAAACAGCTCAAAGAAGGCTCTTGTTTGCCCCAAGGTTCTCCTGATCTGGTGTATATCGATGTGATTTGGGTGCCTGAATTTGCGGTTCGCGGCTGTCTTCAAGATCTATCTGGGCGGTTTGGTACGGAGATGCGATCGCAATTCAACACCCAATCCGTCAAAGATGGAGAATATTATGGCAAGTCCTATCGAGTCCCTTTGCGTTCCGATATGGGCATGCTCTATTACCGCTCGGATTTGCTCTCTCAGGCAGGCTACCAGAAACCGCCCCAGACCTTCACTGACTTAATGAAAATCTCCCAAACCCTCAAACAAAAGAAGCTCGTGGAATGGGGCTTTCTATGGCAAGGTGATCAGTATGAAGGCAAGATTGCCACCTTTGTCGAAATACTGGCAGGACATGGGGGCTACTGGATTGATGATGAAACCCGTCAGGTAGGACTCGATCAACCTGAGGCCCTTCAGGCCATTCAGTTTCTTCGCAGCACCTTAAAAAGCAAGGTATCTCCCACCAGTGTCCTCACCTATAGCGAAGCAGAATCTCTCACTCAATTCAGGGCTGGTAAAAGCATGTTTCTGCGGCATTGGCCCAGGGCAAAGTTTTTTCTGGCTAACGACAAAACAGTTAAATCCGTGCCGATGCAATTACAGTCCCAGGACCATCCAGGAGGACCTTGTAATGGGAGTTGGGGCCTAGGCATTGCTAAAAAAACACACCACTCTGATCAAGCCTGGCGAGCCATTCAATTTTTTTCCAGTGAGCAAGCTCAGCGCCAATTTACCCAAGCAACTCAGTTTATCCCCAGTCATAAAGCAGTGCTCAAACAAGAATCACTTGAGGTTCAACAGGCAATTGCGAAAGCCATTGATCGACCTCGCATTCCAGAATATGATCAAGCCTCTGAAATTTTGCAAGCTGCTCTCAGCCAAGCTCTCAATCCCGACACCACCGATCAGGCTGTCGAGAAAATCATGAGAAAAGCCACAGCAGAAACCTATCAACTACTAAATCCCCCTTCCTAG
- a CDS encoding YgcG family protein, translating into MKTTYPSTYKSISLRAAIASGCLAGITTFPLTARAVPYKQVPNPRQQNGAWVTDMANVLSPQTEAKLNQLITDLEAKNGSEIAVVTVTNTAPSASPKAFATSLFNHWGIGKKEEDNGVLFLISKSDRRVEIETGYGIEAILPDAKVGRIIDQQILPKFKTGNFDQGTLKGTQLLVTHLGSDSSVTVSSNPIPNTSQDSSDFSWILWVLGGGGFIGGMSFLVNRKKGALLKPGKRSRVSREEYSNDLRSTPPRCIYCQKSLKKVNAEILSPHLTTIEQTAQKMGSVKFMGWKCSSSCPNASDSIHIRAYIWNQISFRECSNCEEYTTRHATEILEEATEKECGKQLITQMCVCCGLYKEFQEKTPRLKPVRSRSSSTSSYGGYGGYSGGGGSGGGSSGGSGGGGFGGGSSGGGGAGGGW; encoded by the coding sequence ATGAAAACGACATATCCCAGCACTTATAAAAGTATTAGCCTTAGGGCTGCCATAGCCAGTGGTTGCCTTGCTGGCATCACAACTTTTCCCCTTACAGCCCGGGCAGTTCCCTACAAACAAGTCCCCAATCCTCGTCAGCAAAATGGAGCCTGGGTTACAGACATGGCAAATGTCCTCAGTCCCCAAACCGAAGCCAAACTCAATCAACTGATTACTGATTTAGAAGCTAAGAATGGTAGCGAAATTGCTGTGGTGACTGTTACCAATACAGCCCCATCAGCTTCACCCAAAGCCTTTGCCACCAGCCTATTTAACCACTGGGGTATTGGTAAAAAAGAGGAGGACAACGGTGTACTATTCCTGATTTCCAAAAGTGACCGTCGAGTTGAAATCGAAACTGGTTATGGCATCGAAGCCATTTTGCCCGATGCCAAAGTGGGTCGCATTATTGACCAGCAGATTCTCCCCAAATTTAAGACTGGCAACTTTGATCAAGGAACCTTGAAAGGGACTCAGCTTTTAGTGACCCATCTCGGCTCTGATTCATCAGTCACCGTGTCTTCTAATCCAATACCCAACACATCTCAAGACAGTTCTGACTTCTCTTGGATTTTATGGGTCTTAGGCGGTGGTGGATTCATAGGCGGCATGAGTTTTCTGGTTAATCGAAAAAAAGGAGCATTACTGAAACCAGGGAAACGATCTCGTGTTTCTCGGGAGGAATACAGCAATGACTTGAGAAGTACACCACCCCGCTGTATCTATTGCCAGAAAAGCCTCAAAAAAGTGAATGCTGAAATACTTTCGCCCCACCTCACCACCATTGAACAAACCGCTCAAAAAATGGGTAGCGTTAAGTTTATGGGTTGGAAGTGTTCATCGTCTTGTCCTAATGCTTCAGATTCAATTCATATCCGCGCCTATATTTGGAACCAGATTTCTTTTCGAGAATGTTCTAATTGCGAGGAATACACCACCCGACATGCCACAGAAATCTTGGAAGAAGCAACAGAAAAAGAATGTGGGAAGCAATTGATTACGCAAATGTGCGTCTGTTGTGGCCTCTACAAAGAATTTCAAGAGAAAACACCTCGTCTAAAACCAGTCCGATCACGTTCTAGCTCTACCAGTAGTTATGGCGGTTACGGTGGCTATAGCGGAGGGGGAGGCAGTGGCGGAGGTTCCAGTGGGGGTTCTGGTGGGGGTGGTTTTGGTGGTGGAAGCAGTGGCGGGGGTGGTGCTGGCGGGGGTTGGTAA
- a CDS encoding NB-ARC domain-containing protein, with product MIPPEFLSDIATQQGVSKSELAALKLGIAGYSTADIGEQLGISGDAARKRLSEVYQKFGIAGRGPVKLTKLQQLLVARYQEALENGKVAANAVELEQVDWGNAPDVSVFYGRTAELEKLERWIIHDHYRLLALYGISGIGKTTLSVKLTQRLQPHFEKIFWRSLYYAPLLQDLLIELTTFLQGSPLDPPLATVSEQMDWVMDYLQHHRCLLVLNGLESFSRKGDLAGNYQPNYENYSQFIHLLGTVPHQSCVVTTSQEKLSEVAYLEGQTLPVGSFKLRGLELEEAKAILLNKGLTGEDKWKYLVDGYRGNPMMLKLVAETIKEVFGGNVSDFLDTSLFTRDIHNFIERIFDRVSELERRILYILSDQSDGLGFKQLQSQLATINAQDLMSALSSLRQRSLIEHVDQGFILPPVIKEVTQQIMVSEA from the coding sequence GTGATTCCTCCAGAGTTCTTGAGTGATATAGCCACTCAACAAGGTGTATCCAAATCTGAATTAGCTGCCCTCAAGCTTGGAATAGCAGGGTATTCCACTGCTGATATTGGTGAACAGCTGGGGATTAGTGGGGATGCAGCCCGCAAGCGCCTAAGTGAGGTCTATCAGAAATTTGGGATTGCTGGGCGAGGCCCTGTCAAACTCACAAAACTCCAACAACTCCTGGTTGCGCGTTACCAAGAAGCCCTTGAGAATGGAAAGGTGGCTGCAAATGCTGTGGAGCTAGAGCAGGTTGATTGGGGCAATGCACCCGATGTGTCCGTGTTTTATGGCCGCACTGCAGAGTTAGAAAAACTAGAGCGATGGATTATTCATGATCATTATCGTTTGTTGGCACTCTACGGAATTTCGGGGATTGGCAAAACCACCCTGTCCGTAAAGTTAACCCAACGACTGCAACCCCATTTCGAAAAGATTTTTTGGCGTTCGCTGTACTATGCGCCACTCCTGCAAGATTTACTGATCGAACTGACGACTTTTCTTCAGGGTTCGCCACTGGACCCGCCTCTCGCGACTGTTTCAGAACAAATGGATTGGGTGATGGATTATCTGCAACATCATCGATGCTTGCTCGTCTTGAACGGTTTAGAATCCTTTAGTCGTAAGGGAGATCTGGCGGGGAATTATCAACCGAATTACGAAAACTACAGTCAGTTTATTCATCTGTTGGGAACGGTGCCCCATCAAAGCTGTGTCGTCACTACGAGTCAAGAGAAGCTGAGTGAGGTCGCCTATCTGGAAGGCCAAACCTTGCCTGTGGGTTCTTTTAAATTGCGTGGATTGGAATTGGAGGAGGCAAAAGCTATTCTCCTAAACAAGGGGCTGACAGGAGAAGATAAATGGAAGTATCTTGTAGACGGGTATCGGGGCAATCCGATGATGCTTAAACTGGTCGCCGAAACCATCAAGGAAGTGTTTGGTGGCAATGTCAGTGACTTTCTAGACACTAGCTTATTCACCAGAGATATTCACAATTTTATAGAGCGAATTTTTGACCGTGTTTCGGAGCTAGAACGGAGAATTTTGTATATCCTGTCTGATCAAAGTGATGGGTTAGGTTTTAAGCAATTGCAAAGTCAACTCGCCACTATCAACGCTCAAGACTTAATGAGTGCTCTCTCGTCCCTTCGCCAGCGATCACTGATTGAACATGTGGATCAGGGATTTATTCTTCCGCCTGTGATCAAAGAGGTAACCCAACAAATTATGGTGTCTGAAGCCTAA
- a CDS encoding DUF4258 domain-containing protein: protein MKLAHELHQLLTDDSRIDSLPDFFLSGSISDPSHSKRRMQQRAISTDMIELALLYGKQEYHSHAKTYTLLDKTLRNTPYQRFVDKLRGLRVIALDTARGLKVTSVYWAWNLR, encoded by the coding sequence ATGAAACTCGCTCATGAACTGCATCAACTACTAACAGACGATTCTAGAATCGATTCATTGCCTGATTTTTTCCTGTCTGGGTCTATCAGTGACCCTAGCCATTCCAAACGGCGCATGCAGCAACGAGCCATTTCCACCGATATGATCGAACTGGCACTTCTGTACGGCAAGCAAGAATATCACAGCCACGCCAAAACCTATACGCTCCTAGATAAAACCCTCAGAAACACACCCTACCAAAGGTTTGTAGACAAACTGAGAGGCCTCAGAGTTATCGCCTTAGACACAGCCCGAGGATTGAAAGTGACCAGCGTTTATTGGGCCTGGAACTTACGCTAG
- a CDS encoding LemA family protein, whose translation MRPDKQNIPANEAPAIFELASQYASANLERYSLAELEAAAEEAGISAKYIPQAIAEIQAKNTKKEKKRQYIRRWLSQWLLIGSIAIMGGVGWIFTTYNAITNHKIQVEAAWAQVENQRQRRADLIPKLVKVTQAYTTHESILVTALIEARQAYLEARSLEQQQDAIEKIDQAIDQFQTYALNHSALKSSQLYINLQYEITGTENRLAVERMRYNQAVQSFQQQLQGFPNAVVAKLSRFESQPFLTAD comes from the coding sequence ATGAGACCTGACAAGCAAAATATTCCTGCCAATGAAGCCCCTGCAATTTTTGAGTTAGCCTCTCAATACGCCTCTGCTAACTTAGAACGCTACTCACTAGCAGAGTTGGAAGCAGCAGCAGAAGAAGCAGGGATTTCAGCGAAGTATATTCCTCAAGCCATTGCAGAAATTCAAGCCAAAAACACCAAAAAAGAGAAAAAAAGGCAGTATATTAGACGGTGGTTAAGTCAATGGCTGCTTATCGGCTCAATTGCTATAATGGGAGGCGTAGGATGGATCTTTACCACATACAACGCGATTACCAATCATAAAATTCAGGTAGAAGCTGCTTGGGCGCAAGTCGAGAACCAACGTCAGCGACGAGCAGATTTAATCCCTAAATTGGTCAAAGTCACCCAAGCCTACACCACCCACGAAAGCATCCTAGTGACAGCACTCATCGAGGCGCGGCAAGCCTACTTAGAGGCCCGCAGTCTTGAACAGCAGCAGGATGCAATAGAAAAAATAGATCAGGCCATTGATCAGTTTCAAACCTATGCCCTGAACCATTCAGCTCTAAAATCCAGCCAACTTTATATCAACCTCCAGTATGAAATCACTGGTACAGAAAATCGGTTGGCCGTAGAACGAATGCGATATAACCAGGCCGTCCAGAGCTTCCAACAGCAACTGCAAGGATTCCCCAATGCAGTCGTTGCCAAGCTTTCAAGATTTGAATCACAGCCTTTTCTAACAGCAGATTAA